A window of Benincasa hispida cultivar B227 chromosome 9, ASM972705v1, whole genome shotgun sequence genomic DNA:
aaaatcaaaacaaaaatccAAATTAACGATACCGAAAGCAACAAGGGAAAAGAAGATAGTAAAGCCTCTCCTCGGCCTCCATAGCCTCCAAGTTCACAACCCTTCAGTCGCCATGAATTTTCagcataaaataacctaaaaccATAGGgaagtatttatagaaaagtgGTAGTGTCGCAAAGCTAGATGAAGCATTACAACGCTCTAATGTGGTTGGCCTCAAGCATCAGGCATAAAGGTACAACACTGGGCTGATGCTCACTTGCGCACGCGAGGGCATCTCCATCTCAAAGTTGCAACGCTTATGGTAGCGTTGGATGACGCTACCTTGCACCTTAGCATTTTGCTGTCAAGCCTCAGACGAGCGTTGGAGCTAGGCAAATCacgagcgttgcaacgctctaacagggtcattttggtctttttaacTCCTTTGAAGTCCGAAagctcaaatcaactccaatttgcttcaaattaaccccgttcAGCTCCAAATCaccaattctacctcttgattgctcagtacctacaaaataacacAATAAACACATAAGATCCAATAACAAGCCCGAactaagctaggaataatagctcttttttagagttatCAGAAGGTAagaaatcatccaagaagactAACTAAAATAGGAGAAAATGAGAGTAAATCGTGACGGAGTCGTGGATCGAGAGTTGATGCTTGAAATGGAAGGTTTCTCCTCCTTTATATAGGCCAAGGTAGTTGAGGAATTATCTAAAATCATGTTCTGGATATTTACACATTATTTTAGGTGTTGAATAATAGCTTTGACCAAGAAAAATAGCAACTATAATGACTGAGTACGAATATGAAAAATTAGGACTTTCTAATATGGTTGCAGTGGAGTCAACATCtgcaaaatagtaaaaaatcaatccaaaagcTCATATAATTAGCCAAAATCACTAAAAGCACACTTTAGACAATTCAAAGACATGTCATTGCTCATTTTATCCAATTTAAGACGTTTCTAAGtaaaaaatatcacaaaaatggtctttttattataagaaaagtACTAAAATAGATGGTAAAACCATCACTTTTTTATATCAATCAAATAGCCTCCCAATAAAAACTCTAATGCATCATAGTGAAAAGACAACATTAAccttatttaaatatcataaaaaagataaaattgatatatactaaaaatacatcaaaattatttaaataaaatttaattaataatttgatgtCGAAACGATTCATATCACCACTAACATCAGTATTttgtcaaaagaaaaaaaaaagggaagatgATTGTCACTCAAAGGTTCacttttaatcataaaataaaaaccCTATCTTCTAGCCCAAGACTTTAATCCAATTGTCTTCAAGCTTAAGAAGTTCTATGACACAAACTTTGATGAAAGATATTATTTTGTGACCACATCTTTCTCCTCTTGTTTGATGTTGACATGCATCTAGTACAACTAACCCAATTATCACATTGACCAAATATTTTGGAACTTCATTCTAAAGATCAAGAATATATGTAAAAAATTAGGTTTGGAAGAATAAAAAaagcaaaacatattttttgaaactcttttgatgattaatacataatatttacattaattgaGTAATACTCGTTTTAGTtagatttataaaattgaaattatctaAGAGTTGATTAGGATAATTATAGTAATAATGATTGATTGACATGTAttctattgatttatttaattttgtcatAGCTATTagtttgctatatttacaatcaACCAAATACTTTATAAACACATCTTCCCAAAATAAATCATTCCATACAGATTTTGTACAAAAACCATTCTGAtatgaaaagaaggaaaagaacaCAGTttttgagaagaaataaataatttatattccaAAAATATAGTTATCAATATTCCTTTTATGAGACTCTAGCTATGTAATGGCACACAAAACACAACTTTTGTAAAATTGGAATAATGAGAGAAACATCAAAATCAAGATCTCCATCCACATCATATCTCATTATTAATTTCTGacaataacaatatttttcttacaaaaagatatttaaaaaaaaaaaaaaaatttaactcaacgttcattaattaatttatttctcaattttaACGTTGCTTTCCACCATCAATGTGGCTCTGATCTCCTccattcaaaatttgaaaataagaaacTCGCTGTGTGTTCTGCCATTTATTTTTAcccattttcttttctattccaAAGTTTGGGTGTGTTTCGAatattcatgtatttaatttaaaaaataaattattttaaaaaaatttgaagtattaataaccattcaaaataatttttgaaacgtattttagataattttgataaaaaaatatttaaataaaaatgagttgttttgaaaaacacttttttcgTAAGTTAATTCAAATGAACCCTTAATCTACAAGCTCTCGCTTCAATCAGGATATGACagacaaatatatattttttctcatcTCAATCCTTTAATGTTTaataaatctcaaaattaatccttcaaaattaattctattgaAGATATTAGTTGGATAATAAAAGCATTATTTAGACAAGAAAAGCGGTtgcataaatttattttcataatttatgaAGGAGAGGTTCATAATGactatttaaaagaaaacaagaaactaacttcaattactaattttaaataaaatgaaacaatttatatataaatataacaaaatatcattgtaTATCTATTCTAAAGTATGAACTAATGTCTATGATTTTGatatctattagtgtctatgattttgtttaaattctatattttatGGATCTTTTCTTAAATAAACAATGATTCACATGGATATGGAACTCGGGTAAAAGGACGGATGGAAATTAATATGGAGTACGAATAATATATTttcagaaaagaaaagaaaaaaagtcagataataaatttattttaaaaaaatggaaaaaaacccGAATGAATAGGGAATTTAAAATCCCCAAAAAACTGGCATACCCTTTTCTTTTGAAGCAGTGTGTTTAGTTGAATCAGTACATTTGGGGTTGGGATTTATTAGACTTGTTTTTAGAAAGATCACTTTCCTTTATAAAATGAATacccttatttatttaatttatttaatttaaaatttccttttcttctgaAAACCCTTCAGATTCTGCACAAAtactctctcactctctctgtATTGATTCTTTCTTCTGAAACAAGAAGCAAAAATCTGTGCTTTTTGGACACACAAAGTGAACCTACAAAACCATAGCTCTCTTTCTATGAATAGAACAGAACCTCTTTTCCATTACCATTTGCAGCCATTCTTTTTTACCtctttttacttctttttttctttcctttttactTATTATTCCAACTATACAACTCAAATAAATGTTTGTTGCATTTTAGGCTCTAATTTCCTTTTggcttttaaatcattttaggTTGAAGATTGAATATAGAATCACGGGTTTGTCTGTTTGTGGAATTTTAATTTCGAAGTACACGTTGCTCTAGAAGACGCCTttttaagagagagaaaagagaatgGGGTTTTGGGTTGTTTCTTTTAACATTGCCCTTTCCACTAATTGCTCATTTTCTTTAATTCAACAcactttattaatttattatttatttattttgtagactattatttttataataaataatgaaGAGAGGTAGTATGAAAtttacaatttttcttttaatcttaaaattttaaatgtgtAACCTTTATTTTTGTCTGtaattgttgttttgtttagGAATCTTTcgtttttaatttatatttttttagtatgataaagatttcaaaagttgtttcttttttgctttcctttttctttccatttttccCTCCTTAGCTTCTGAAGTTTTGTATGACGTCTTTTTGTCTTGTAATGCAGTTTTTTCACGAGATGCTGTcagaaatatttttctttttgtttcaaaaatagtGGAAATTTTCTACTATTATACCATATacaattcttttttaataatacATGCTATAATTAAAATGTATCACTTTATTTTTTACCTTCATTCATTTTAACACATATTTTTAAAAGGTTTTGCTCAATTTGGTTCTTTATGTTCTTATACTTTGAAGatatttattttgttcattttacttttacttttcgttcttgaaattttaaaaaacctatTTTTAGATCATTTTAGAAATGAAAAGATAATGAAAACCAATATCTGGAACTACAAGAactaaaaacaacattttaaaaatatagaagccaaaatagaataaagcaaaaaacacataaactaaattagtatttaaacctaaatTAGGGTCCGTTTGAATTGACTAAAAAAAgcgtttttcaaaaaaaaataatttaaacacttttgataaaaaaaaaaaaataacgatGAAAATACACCTAAAAAGCTaatttgagtggttgtcaaatactctagtttttttaaaatgacttatttttaaattaaacacttgaaaatatattcaaaataCATCCTTAATATATAACATGTGTCAAATCATGAACGAGAGTATTACTACTTTACTACCCCATTTTAAGGAGTTGTACAACACAGTTTGTGacttttttaggaaaaaaaatacatttttcataaataattaagatttttttagtGTATAGTTGAAGTGGAAGGTAAAAAGATAGATGGAGATGTGAtatattgtttatatatatacatattgaaaaATCTCCAAAGCCCATCTTTATCTTccttattctcttttttttatatataaataaataatttaaaaagaaaaaagttatttAAGATGCTTTGTGTTTGCCAATCCATACTATTTCTTATCACTTGTGTGTCTGCAACATGTTAAGTTTATAACAGATCTTTTCACTCTGTCTCTCTCCTTAAATCACacctggtttttttttttttttttaaaaaaaaaaatatatatattttttgaatcaaaatctctctctttctcccTTGGAAATAACTACTTGGGATTTTATTCTATTAGTATCTTTGGAAATTGGTTTGTGTTCTTTGTTTTTCTAGttccccaaattctaaaaatagaCACTTTCAACTTCTACTCATCGCTTCCTCCTCAATAAAACCCTCTCCTTTTGAGTTTTTGACATAATGCTTACGTTGTGAGcctatttctctctctctctctctctctctctaggatcatcattttgtgttgAGCATTTCTtattctctctctcaaaatgGGGAAAGCTACCAGATGGTTGAAAGGTTTATTGGGGatcaagaaagaaaaagacCCATCTcccaattcaaattcaaattcaaattcaaattcaaattccaCAACCCTCGCCGCCCAAAGAAAGGATAAGAAACGCTGGAGTTTTGCTAAGTCCCTtagagattccggccaaacgcCGCCTCCTCCACCTGACACTACTTGGTTCAGATCCTCGTACATTTCTGATTCCGAGAAAGAACAGAACAAACACGCAATTGCTGTAGCTGCAGCCACCGCCGCCGCCGCAGACGCCGCTGTCGCAGCCGCTCAAGCGGCGGTCGCCGTCGTCCGTCTCACTAGCCAAGGAAGAGGGTCTCTGTATATCACTGGAAGAGATCGATGGGCTGCTGTGAAGATTCAAACAGTTTTTAGGGGCTATTTggtaagtaaaaaaaataaagcttcaattttttcccccttttcctCTGCTTTTCCTCTGTTTTTACATTGCTGTTTATCACCAAATACAAAGTTCTTTTCACGGGAATAATTGtaccttttttccttttctacaaatatatatagtccatgaaaattacaaaacagggtactttttttttttttccacattcTCTCTGTTGTCTCCTTGAAAGCTGAGAAAAGAAGAGCATAAAGTGAATTATAATCTGAATGAAACAGTGCAAAAAGCTCTTTGGTTTCTACTGTGTCAATGAAACAGTACATTGATTTGCTGACTAAATCCAAAAGCTTTTCTGATCCTTTTTCTTTCATTCCATTTTTTTAgagatttttcaaatttgaaatctCTGAATGAAAAATGTGGTTTGTTTTTATGGTCAGGCAAGAAAGGCCCTGCGAGCTCTCAAAGGGCTTGTTAAATTGCAGGCTGTGGTTAGAGGATTTCTTGTAAGGAAAAGAGCTGCTGCTACTCTTCACAGTATGCAAGCTCTTTTTAGAGCTCAAACTGCAGTTAGAACTCAAAGAGCTCGTCGATCTTTCAACAAAGAGAACAGGTTTATCCCCGACATTCGACCCCGAAAATCCTCGGTAAGATTCGATATCGAAAattcaaatggttatcaaatggggAACATGACTTTAGAGTGGTCTTATTAACTCTGTTTTAGAAATTTTCAGGAAAGGTTTGATGAAACAAGAAGTGAACTATTCCCTAGTAAGAGATTGTCTGTAGCATCATCTTATGAAACAAGCTGCATGAATTCATTGGACGAGAGTCCGAAAATCGTGGAAATCGACACCTACAGAACTCGATCAAGGTCTCGTAGGTACATTTCGACATTGTCAGAATGCGGAGGAGATGATGTAGCTTTCCAAACAATCACTTCGTCGCCAATACCTTGTCCGAATCGTCCTCGTGTCGTCGTGGATTGCCACAACAATGTGCTTCGAGACTTCGAATGGTGCTTAATGGGGGAGGATTGCAAGTTCCCTACAGCTCACAGCACGCCTCGGCTATCGAATAACTCATTCGTCTCAGCCAACGTGCCAGTCACACCATCGAAGAGTGTATGTGGCGACAGCTTGTTCAGGCCATACATGAACTATTGCCCCAATTATATGGCAAACACACAATCATTTAAGGCAAAACTGAGGTCTCAAAGTGCCCCAAAGCAAAGGCCAGAGCCAGGCTCCAAGAAGAAGCTATCATTGAATGAAATAATGGCAGCAAGAAACAGCTTAAGCAGTGTAAGAATGCAAAGACCAACAAACCAAATGctgcaagaagaagatgaagaagaagaagaagaagaagcataTGGTTTTTGAGTGATCTGTTACTGtgttttctttgtttctttgtttgttAAGCTTTTTATTAAAGCAAGAAATGGGATAGAATCATAGAACAAGAAGAAGCTGAAATCTGTCTCTAAAAgaagctcttttttttttttttttttttctgcttCCACATTTTACTGTTAAAAATCTCAAGGAATGAATGAGATAGATACCAACAAAGGGAGCttgtaattaaatttctttttaccACATTTCTCTTTCAAACAACCTTTCAatgttgatgtttttttttttcttttttccttttgggTGGGGAGAGATTATTGTTTGCTTGAAATGAAATCAAGTTTTAAGGATTAAAGAGACAGAATAATGGGATGTCCTTTGGATTTATACAGATTGCTTGAAGAACACTTCATTGACAATAACAATTTGAAACCAAAAacagagaggaaaaaaaaagactttCTTCCTTTTTGAGTCGATGAATGTTGCAATCCTCGTATGAgttcaaaaattcaaatcttaGAAGTCACTATGTGAAATACCAAAAACACCCTCGATTCAGCACAGAACTCCTCGACTGCTTTAAAAAAGAATCGGAATCAAAAGGGTATAAAAGATTTGGAAAGAAACGGCTATAAATCAAACATTAAATAACTAATTTCCCCGAATTTTCCGGTATGTCTCTTCTGATTCAAACATTAAAGTCtcaatttttcctttctttaaaTCCTAcaactttgatttattttagttcatctatttctttgatttatttatacttttgttttttttttttctcattttagtCCGGTTATTGTTCATTTAAAATGTAACTATTTAGACTGTTTGATGAACATAATTTGTCAAAGTGAGTATAATTTAATTGACCCAAAAACAATTGGAAATTGATTagatgaagaaaaagaataaaaataaaatttgaagttGAGGTGAGGGGGATGGTTGCGTCATATATTTGTGATGTCGAAATAACAGATGAATAAAAAAAGCACTAATTTCGAAAAGCACTAACATGGTCAATAACACAAAATTCattatctaataataataaataataattctaTAATATAAGATTAGGCCTCACCTCGGCCTttgaattctttcttttttaaaaaaaaaagaaaagaaaagaaaagaaaagaaaatcctTTTCACAATTCACACACACATAATATTGAATATAGAGAGAGTTATGGTACACTTGCAAAACAGTATGGGGCATGTGCCAACCACTCACTatacattttccatttttatttatttatttatttattatttgtttttgtggTGAGTTGTCAAAAGATTTATGAATTTGAATTCTAAACAAATCCATAATTTGGTCTGAGTTAAGTGATTAGTTCAAGAAAAGTGGGGACAAAAAAAGAtctgatttaattaataattataaccCATTCTCTGTATTAGTATTAGGCTTATAATTGGCAGTACGGATTTGTCATTTATTAACAATTAGGCCCATCCATCAGCATCACTGAGCAGCCCACAAAGCCATGCCATGCTCCAACTTCTATTTATACTCTAAATTACGTAAATCGCAAAAACTAccattaaaatatcatattttttataattatatccttaaattttttaattttaaaaattaaaccctcAAACCTATATCAGTGTTAAAATTGAACTCTCAAACTTACTACTTACATAAttatataaactataataattgtgaagtttcaatttttatcatttatggttctaatttttgtaaatatGGTAAGATTGATGGTccatttttaacaatttcaaaagtttagggGCCCAATTATTACAACTGAAAGTTTAAGAGTGCAATTGAAATTTCCACCATACTTTAGGGGTGATTTTTACGATTTATCCTTTAAATTATAGATAATACTCCTGAATTTCGTACTTTGTCGaagaatatatattatactcttccacttttaaaaaaacatactaATATCTTTAATCTTTACAAATAAAGGTTAAAAAATGTCAATGTTGTTAGAAATTGAAGTAGAGGAgagaaatgaaataaaagagGGAGGAGACATGGAGTGTAGATAAACAATTTTTGTCTGATATACCATTAATAAAgtcattttttaactttttttttttttttttttttaagactaAGGGCGTTAATACAACTTTTTGaagtttaataatattttttacacTAGTTACCAACCGTTTCCATCCATATATTTAACCTTTTTAGAAAGTTGGAGGGTAAGTATTAATAAAACTTTTGATAGtttagtattttttaaataaaaactaatgaTTTTTGTCCAATACTAAagataagagtattttttatttctttttaagtttaTGTTTACCAacgaaaattttaaactttaaaaatatttttgaaacaagATATAAAATTCAAGGACACtttctttatattattttattgatacAATAGATGTATGGATAAAAAACTAAACCGAGTGAATACCAATTATAGCGtatgaatatataatatttatagcGATTTGAAATAAAACCATTAAAATTGATGGCATTTAAGGTTGGATAGGAATTGGACCATATGAATGATATAGATTTGTAGACCATGTCTGAGTGGAAATTTTAGGTGGGTCATCTACATGCTTTATTTGGCTAAAATTTATGCACAAGATTGAATCTCATGTACCATTTTAATAAAGCTTTTAAGGAGAAGGACTTAAATTGTTTCCCTTTTTCTATGTAGGACAAAATTCAGAAAAAGTAATAAGATCAAAAGAGATTATAAttgtcaataaaataaaaagtatattttatcaaatacaaaagtAGAAAACTAAATGAGGGTTGACTCACCATGTTTATGATGATTGACACAAAAAAATCTGACCCAAAAGAAAATAGTGGTTATACAataatgattttaattatttcaataaattctcAGCAACCATCTAAAGCAAATGAAGTAAGATTTCTGATGGTCCATGAGTTACTTGCAAATCTAGTTGTATAAAATAggcaaaacaataata
This region includes:
- the LOC120086507 gene encoding protein IQ-DOMAIN 14-like: MGKATRWLKGLLGIKKEKDPSPNSNSNSNSNSNSTTLAAQRKDKKRWSFAKSLRDSGQTPPPPPDTTWFRSSYISDSEKEQNKHAIAVAAATAAAADAAVAAAQAAVAVVRLTSQGRGSLYITGRDRWAAVKIQTVFRGYLARKALRALKGLVKLQAVVRGFLVRKRAAATLHSMQALFRAQTAVRTQRARRSFNKENRFIPDIRPRKSSERFDETRSELFPSKRLSVASSYETSCMNSLDESPKIVEIDTYRTRSRSRRYISTLSECGGDDVAFQTITSSPIPCPNRPRVVVDCHNNVLRDFEWCLMGEDCKFPTAHSTPRLSNNSFVSANVPVTPSKSVCGDSLFRPYMNYCPNYMANTQSFKAKLRSQSAPKQRPEPGSKKKLSLNEIMAARNSLSSVRMQRPTNQMLQEEDEEEEEEEAYGF